A region from the Actinoplanes sp. OR16 genome encodes:
- a CDS encoding bifunctional 2-polyprenyl-6-hydroxyphenol methylase/3-demethylubiquinol 3-O-methyltransferase UbiG, giving the protein MTEYLDVNRANWDERAAPHAASPDYHVEDFANDPSYLSEVVRFDLPRLGDIAGLRGVHLQCHIGTDTVSLSRLGATMTGLDFSGASLEQARKIASLAGAPISFVESDVYAARDVLDGEFDLVYTGVGALGWLPDIKRWAQTVASLLAPGGRLFIREGHPVLWALDYERTDGLIALATPYFETTEPQIWDEPGTYVSSDHEFQHTVTHEWNHGLGEIVTAVLEAGLVLTGLEEHQSVPWHALERDMHPIGGGEFQLIDRPARLPHTYTLQARRLAD; this is encoded by the coding sequence ATGACCGAATACCTCGACGTGAACCGCGCCAACTGGGACGAGCGCGCGGCTCCGCACGCCGCCTCGCCCGACTACCACGTCGAGGACTTCGCGAACGACCCGTCGTACCTCAGCGAGGTGGTCCGCTTCGATCTGCCCCGCCTCGGTGACATCGCCGGGCTGCGCGGCGTGCACCTGCAGTGCCACATCGGCACCGACACGGTCTCGCTGTCGCGGCTCGGCGCCACCATGACCGGTCTCGACTTCTCCGGCGCCTCCCTCGAACAGGCCCGCAAGATCGCTTCGCTGGCCGGTGCCCCGATCTCCTTCGTGGAGAGCGACGTCTACGCGGCGCGGGACGTCCTCGACGGCGAGTTCGACCTGGTCTACACCGGGGTCGGGGCGCTCGGCTGGCTGCCCGACATCAAGCGCTGGGCGCAGACCGTGGCGTCGCTGCTCGCCCCGGGCGGGCGGCTCTTCATCCGGGAGGGCCACCCGGTCCTCTGGGCTCTCGACTACGAGCGCACCGACGGCCTGATCGCGCTCGCCACGCCGTACTTCGAGACCACCGAGCCACAGATCTGGGACGAGCCCGGTACGTACGTGTCGAGCGACCACGAGTTCCAGCACACCGTGACGCACGAGTGGAACCACGGGCTCGGCGAGATCGTCACGGCGGTCCTCGAAGCCGGGCTGGTCCTCACCGGACTGGAGGAGCACCAGTCGGTGCCGTGGCACGCTCTCGAACGGGACATGCACCCGATCGGTGGCGGCGAGTTCCAGCTCATCGACCGGCCCGCACGGCTGCCGCACACCTACACGCTGCAGGCGCGCCGTTTAGCGGACTGA
- a CDS encoding aldo/keto reductase yields MERRDFGRLGQISALTLGGGGLGGVWGSTDRDEAVATVHAAVDAGITMLDVAPSYGDDYEAERVIGAALRAPSAADVQVTSKVQVHDVPPGGDFTGLINRSLDGSLQRLGRDHLDLLLLHTQLLPRDGSATAKDTIHWESYRESVIPVFEALRDSGKIRAWGITAVGHPQSVVDALTSAPRPDAAQVIVNPLDLNGDMWIYPDVAPQNDAVVEAAGAHGVPVLGIRVVAAGSLTDSLDRDLPPTHPAAADFTKAAPFRKLAADLGTSAATLAHRYALSVPGVASVILGVKNRAELAECLSAEADGPLPADVLTALKSLRATI; encoded by the coding sequence ATGGAACGCAGAGACTTCGGCAGGCTCGGACAGATCAGCGCGCTCACCCTCGGCGGCGGCGGCCTCGGCGGCGTCTGGGGAAGCACCGACCGGGACGAGGCGGTGGCGACGGTCCACGCGGCCGTCGACGCCGGCATCACGATGCTCGACGTGGCCCCTTCCTACGGCGACGACTACGAGGCCGAACGGGTGATCGGCGCGGCCCTGCGAGCGCCCTCCGCCGCTGACGTGCAGGTCACGTCGAAGGTGCAGGTCCACGACGTCCCGCCGGGTGGCGACTTCACCGGGCTGATCAACCGCAGCCTGGACGGCAGCCTGCAGCGACTCGGCCGTGACCACCTGGACCTGCTCCTGCTGCACACGCAACTGCTGCCCCGCGACGGCTCGGCGACGGCGAAGGACACGATCCACTGGGAGTCGTACCGCGAGTCGGTGATCCCGGTCTTCGAGGCCCTCCGCGACTCCGGGAAGATCCGCGCCTGGGGCATCACCGCTGTCGGCCATCCGCAGTCCGTCGTGGACGCCCTCACCTCGGCGCCGCGCCCGGATGCCGCTCAGGTGATCGTCAATCCGCTGGACCTGAACGGCGACATGTGGATTTATCCGGACGTAGCACCGCAGAACGACGCGGTGGTGGAGGCGGCCGGCGCTCACGGTGTTCCGGTGCTGGGCATCCGGGTGGTGGCGGCCGGCTCCCTGACCGATTCGCTGGACCGCGACCTGCCGCCCACCCACCCGGCAGCGGCCGACTTCACGAAGGCCGCGCCCTTCCGCAAACTCGCCGCCGACCTCGGAACCTCGGCAGCGACCCTGGCACACCGTTACGCCCTTTCGGTCCCCGGCGTGGCCAGCGTGATCCTGGGCGTGAAGAACCGCGCCGAACTGGCCGAGTGCCTGAGTGCCGAAGCCGACGGCCCCCTGCCGGCCGACGTGCTGACCGCCTTGAAGTCCCTCAGAGCCACGATCTAG
- a CDS encoding DNA topoisomerase (ATP-hydrolyzing) subunit A — MARRKSENRVDLSAFDQPGARVIDNPLTTEVEDSYLEYAYSVIHSRALPDARDGLKPVHRRILWSMSEQNHRPDRPYVKSARVVGDVMGKYHPHGDVAIYDALVRLAQDFSLNTPLIDGHGNFGSPDDGPAAARYTEARMSREAMLLVGELGEGTVDFKPTYDGSESEPKVLPAAFPNLLVNGTSGIAVGMATNMIPHNLGEVVAAARHLITHPEADLDALMRFVPGPDLPTGGQLLGLDEVRRAYETGRGVVRIRARAQTGLLEGGRGRQAITVTELPYGVGAEKIIEAITDEVKGKLITSGPRRGQRQAARLVGISDVKDLTDREHGTRLVIECKVGVNPQALLADLYRLTPLESSFGINNLVLVDGQPRTLGLKALLEVFVQHRYDVVTRRTTFRRTKREDRLHLVDGLLIALIDIDRVVALIRASDDAAAAKAGLMSEFGLSEIQATYILDTPLRRLTRFDRIELETEQERLRGEIAELTRILDNEDVLKQVVSDELAEVATEFGRPRHTTLIDGDLKEVLAASVPAGPLEVADDPCQVILSATGLIARTAAESEESTEARKRSGRVKHDAVRAVIHSTARGRILLVTNRGRAFKTDVLTLPVLPEQSGTVSLRGGMSASELVPLHKGERVVGLAPLTPGDSPGLAMGTKHGIVKVCAPEWPVRSDEFEVITLKEGDEVLQATWLVDGAEALVFVTSDASLLRFPAKLVRPQGLKGGGMAGINLTADAAVLSFNAVTTSDTQHGEPMVVTSTGTQVKLTPFALYPAKGRATGGVRVQRFLKGESQLSVAWVGPRPVGASATGDPVELPEPDTRRDGSGTAVIMGPQLIGHLIERD, encoded by the coding sequence ATGGCACGCCGCAAGTCCGAGAACCGCGTCGACCTGTCCGCTTTCGATCAGCCAGGCGCCCGGGTCATCGACAACCCGCTGACCACCGAGGTCGAGGACTCCTACCTGGAGTACGCGTACTCCGTCATCCACTCGCGGGCGCTGCCCGACGCGCGGGACGGCCTCAAGCCGGTCCACCGGCGGATCCTCTGGTCCATGTCGGAGCAGAACCACCGCCCCGACCGGCCCTACGTCAAGTCCGCCCGCGTGGTCGGCGACGTGATGGGTAAGTACCACCCGCACGGCGACGTGGCGATCTACGACGCCCTGGTCCGGCTCGCCCAGGACTTCTCGCTCAACACGCCGCTCATCGACGGCCACGGCAACTTCGGCTCGCCCGACGACGGCCCGGCCGCCGCGCGGTACACCGAAGCGCGCATGTCCCGTGAGGCGATGCTGCTGGTCGGCGAGCTCGGCGAGGGCACCGTCGACTTCAAGCCCACCTACGACGGCTCCGAGTCCGAGCCCAAGGTGCTGCCCGCGGCCTTCCCGAACCTGCTGGTCAACGGCACGTCCGGGATCGCCGTCGGCATGGCGACGAACATGATCCCGCACAACCTCGGCGAGGTCGTGGCCGCCGCCCGGCACCTGATCACCCACCCGGAGGCCGACCTCGACGCGCTCATGCGCTTCGTGCCCGGCCCCGACCTGCCCACCGGTGGCCAGCTGCTCGGCCTCGACGAGGTGCGCCGGGCGTACGAGACGGGTCGCGGCGTGGTCCGCATCCGCGCCCGCGCCCAGACCGGCCTGCTGGAGGGCGGCCGCGGCCGTCAGGCGATCACCGTGACCGAGCTGCCCTACGGCGTCGGCGCCGAGAAGATCATCGAGGCGATCACCGACGAGGTGAAGGGCAAGCTGATCACGTCCGGCCCGCGGCGCGGCCAGCGGCAGGCGGCCCGGCTCGTCGGCATCTCCGACGTGAAGGACCTGACCGACCGCGAGCACGGCACCCGGCTGGTCATCGAGTGCAAGGTGGGCGTCAACCCGCAGGCGCTGCTCGCCGACCTCTACCGCCTCACCCCGCTGGAGAGCTCGTTCGGCATCAACAACCTGGTGCTCGTCGACGGCCAGCCGCGCACGCTCGGTCTGAAGGCGCTGCTCGAGGTCTTCGTCCAGCATCGGTACGACGTGGTCACCCGCCGGACCACCTTCCGCCGCACCAAGCGTGAAGACCGGCTCCACCTCGTCGACGGCCTGCTCATCGCCCTGATCGACATCGACCGCGTGGTCGCGCTGATCCGGGCCAGCGACGACGCGGCCGCCGCCAAGGCCGGTCTCATGAGCGAGTTCGGGCTCTCCGAGATCCAGGCGACGTACATCCTGGACACCCCGCTGCGGCGGCTCACCCGGTTCGACCGGATCGAGCTGGAGACCGAGCAGGAGCGGCTCCGCGGCGAGATCGCCGAGCTCACCCGGATCCTGGACAACGAAGACGTCCTCAAGCAGGTCGTCTCCGACGAGCTCGCCGAGGTGGCGACCGAGTTCGGCCGCCCGCGGCACACCACGCTCATCGACGGCGACCTCAAGGAGGTGCTCGCCGCTTCGGTTCCGGCCGGGCCGCTCGAGGTCGCCGACGACCCGTGCCAGGTGATCCTGTCCGCCACCGGGCTGATCGCGCGTACCGCGGCGGAGAGCGAGGAGAGCACCGAGGCCCGCAAGCGCAGCGGCCGCGTCAAGCACGACGCCGTCCGCGCGGTGATCCACTCCACGGCCCGCGGCCGCATCCTGCTCGTCACGAACCGGGGCCGGGCGTTCAAGACCGACGTGCTGACCCTGCCGGTGCTGCCGGAGCAGTCCGGGACGGTCTCGCTGCGCGGCGGGATGTCCGCCTCCGAGCTGGTGCCGCTACACAAGGGGGAGAGGGTCGTCGGCCTCGCGCCGCTCACCCCGGGTGACTCGCCCGGCCTGGCCATGGGCACGAAGCACGGCATCGTGAAGGTGTGCGCCCCGGAGTGGCCGGTCCGCTCCGACGAGTTCGAGGTGATCACGCTGAAGGAGGGCGACGAGGTCCTCCAGGCCACCTGGCTCGTCGACGGCGCCGAGGCGCTGGTGTTCGTCACCTCCGACGCGTCCCTGCTGCGCTTCCCGGCGAAACTGGTCCGGCCGCAGGGTCTCAAGGGCGGCGGCATGGCCGGTATCAACCTGACCGCCGACGCCGCGGTGCTGTCGTTCAACGCGGTCACCACGTCGGACACCCAGCACGGCGAGCCGATGGTGGTGACGTCCACCGGCACCCAGGTGAAGCTGACGCCGTTCGCGCTCTACCCGGCGAAGGGCCGCGCCACCGGCGGTGTCCGGGTGCAGCGCTTCCTCAAGGGCGAGTCCCAGCTGTCCGTGGCGTGGGTCGGCCCCCGCCCGGTCGGCGCGTCGGCCACCGGCGACCCGGTCGAGCTCCCCGAGCCCGACACCCGCCGCGACGGCTCCGGCACGGCCGTCATCATGGGCCCCCAGCTGATCGGCCACCTGATCGAGCGCGACTGA
- a CDS encoding type IIA DNA topoisomerase subunit B: MADREYCLVTAQPETLYGADDLTHLEGLDAVRKRPGMYIGSTDSRGINHLANEIIDNCTDEGVAEYATKIAVTLHSDGSVQVDDDGRGIPTDVHAKSGLSGVELVLTRLHAGGKFGGSGYKTSGGLHGVGASAVNALSLRFDVTVKRDGKVHEISFQRGVPGVFDGPGPDAAFTREPGLRVARRMKRGEPTGTSIRYWYDARYFETGAGLDVEAVRTKLRNTAFLVPGVQYTLFDAKAEEPATETFHYPNGLVDMVEFLTPSGDKPVSGILMVNGEGTYKENAADANGVMQSNVVRHAQIEVAFRWGTGYERTVESFTNTIRNVHGGTHRKGFERALVRSLTEAIRNTRGLLKPKEEPPVLDDLLEGMTAVIHVRVPEPQFTSQTKDELSTAGVTRVMQGLVEAYVKEWIDNRKTKSEARTVLQKVVDAARVRLTQKQQKDAARRKTALEGASMPAKLVDCRAIGIDRSELFIVEGDSALGTARMARSSEYQALLPIRGKILNVQKASLQQVLDNAECSAIVQVLGAGSGRTFEIGQMRYGRVMIMADADVDGSHIRTLLITLFAKYMRPVIEHGRLFAAMPPLHKVVTKGRNSETLYTYTQQEMESTVSRIERDGRQVQKPVPRFKGLGEMDADELWETTMNPAARTVRRITIEDAERAEATLELLMGERVEPRKNWLIEAAGRIDQETIDA, from the coding sequence ATGGCCGATCGGGAGTACTGCCTCGTGACCGCACAGCCAGAGACCTTGTATGGGGCTGACGACCTCACGCACCTCGAAGGGCTGGATGCTGTCCGCAAACGCCCGGGTATGTACATCGGGTCGACGGACAGCCGGGGCATCAACCACCTCGCCAACGAGATCATCGACAACTGCACCGACGAGGGTGTGGCGGAATACGCCACCAAGATCGCGGTGACCCTGCACTCGGACGGCTCGGTGCAGGTCGACGACGACGGCCGCGGCATCCCGACCGACGTGCACGCCAAGTCCGGCCTCTCCGGCGTCGAGCTGGTGCTGACCCGGCTGCACGCCGGCGGCAAGTTCGGCGGCTCGGGCTACAAGACCTCCGGTGGTCTGCACGGTGTCGGCGCCTCCGCGGTGAACGCGCTGTCCCTGCGCTTCGACGTCACGGTGAAGCGCGACGGCAAGGTCCACGAGATCTCGTTCCAGCGCGGCGTGCCGGGCGTCTTCGACGGTCCCGGCCCCGACGCGGCCTTCACCCGCGAGCCCGGCCTGCGGGTGGCGCGGCGGATGAAGCGAGGCGAGCCCACCGGTACGTCGATCCGCTACTGGTACGACGCCCGTTACTTCGAGACCGGCGCCGGGCTCGACGTCGAGGCCGTGCGCACCAAGCTGCGCAACACCGCCTTCCTCGTCCCCGGCGTCCAGTACACGCTCTTCGACGCGAAGGCCGAGGAGCCGGCCACCGAGACCTTCCACTACCCCAACGGTCTCGTCGACATGGTCGAGTTCCTCACCCCGTCGGGTGACAAGCCGGTCTCCGGCATCCTGATGGTCAACGGCGAGGGGACCTACAAGGAGAACGCCGCCGACGCCAACGGCGTGATGCAGTCGAACGTGGTCCGCCACGCCCAGATCGAGGTCGCCTTCCGCTGGGGCACGGGCTACGAGCGCACCGTCGAGTCGTTCACCAACACGATCCGCAACGTGCACGGCGGCACCCACCGCAAGGGCTTCGAGCGGGCGCTGGTGCGGTCGCTCACCGAGGCGATCCGCAACACCCGCGGCCTGCTCAAGCCCAAGGAGGAGCCGCCGGTCCTGGACGATCTGCTCGAAGGCATGACCGCGGTCATCCACGTGCGGGTCCCGGAGCCGCAGTTCACCTCGCAGACGAAGGACGAGCTCTCCACGGCCGGTGTCACCCGGGTGATGCAGGGGCTCGTCGAGGCATACGTCAAAGAGTGGATCGACAACCGGAAGACCAAGTCCGAGGCGCGCACGGTCCTGCAGAAGGTCGTCGACGCCGCGCGCGTCCGCCTCACGCAGAAGCAGCAGAAGGACGCCGCCCGGCGCAAGACCGCTCTCGAGGGCGCGTCGATGCCGGCCAAGCTGGTCGACTGCCGGGCCATCGGCATCGACCGCTCCGAGCTGTTCATCGTGGAGGGCGACTCGGCCCTCGGCACCGCCCGGATGGCGCGGAGCTCGGAATACCAAGCGCTGCTGCCGATCCGCGGCAAGATCCTCAACGTGCAGAAGGCAAGCCTGCAGCAGGTGCTCGACAACGCCGAGTGCTCGGCGATCGTGCAGGTGCTCGGCGCGGGCTCCGGCCGGACGTTCGAGATCGGCCAGATGCGCTACGGCCGCGTCATGATCATGGCGGACGCCGACGTCGACGGCTCGCACATCCGGACGCTGCTGATCACCCTCTTCGCGAAGTACATGCGACCGGTGATCGAGCACGGCCGGCTCTTCGCCGCGATGCCGCCGCTGCACAAGGTGGTGACGAAGGGCCGCAACTCCGAGACGCTCTACACCTATACCCAGCAGGAGATGGAGAGCACCGTCAGCCGCATCGAGCGCGACGGCCGCCAGGTGCAGAAACCCGTCCCCCGATTCAAGGGTCTCGGTGAGATGGACGCCGACGAGCTCTGGGAGACCACGATGAACCCGGCCGCCCGTACCGTCCGGCGGATCACCATCGAGGACGCCGAGCGCGCCGAGGCCACCCTCGAACTGCTCATGGGTGAGCGTGTCGAACCCCGCAAGAACTGGTTGATCGAGGCCGCCGGCCGGATCGACCAGGAGACGATCGACGCCTGA
- a CDS encoding adenylate/guanylate cyclase domain-containing protein, with amino-acid sequence MTTITMAEQERRQDVTVLFIDIVGFTTLVDRLDCAEVRALQRDYFSAVSGVVRECGGIVEKYVGDAVMAVFGAGDGGFGPEAAAAAVRAGLSVQETLRGRLLAGRFPVRTRVGLATGEVIVDPMAAFDGGYAMISGSVVTTASRLQSYAPHDTVVVCAATREVTDTLIAYQELPPVSVPGKPYPLDLFRALQPLSVSAFVQV; translated from the coding sequence ATGACCACCATCACCATGGCCGAGCAGGAGCGGCGCCAGGACGTCACCGTGCTGTTCATCGACATCGTGGGCTTCACCACGCTGGTCGACCGGCTCGACTGCGCGGAGGTCCGCGCCCTGCAGCGCGACTACTTCTCCGCGGTGTCCGGAGTGGTCCGGGAGTGCGGCGGCATCGTCGAGAAGTACGTCGGTGACGCGGTGATGGCGGTGTTCGGCGCCGGCGACGGCGGATTCGGCCCGGAAGCGGCCGCCGCTGCCGTCCGGGCGGGCCTGTCGGTCCAGGAGACGTTGAGGGGGCGTCTCCTGGCCGGCCGGTTCCCGGTGCGGACCCGGGTCGGCCTCGCCACCGGCGAGGTGATCGTCGATCCGATGGCGGCGTTCGACGGCGGCTACGCGATGATCAGCGGAAGCGTGGTCACGACGGCGTCCCGGTTGCAGTCGTACGCGCCGCACGACACCGTGGTGGTGTGCGCGGCCACCCGGGAAGTGACGGACACGCTGATCGCGTATCAGGAGCTTCCGCCCGTGTCGGTGCCCGGCAAGCCGTACCCTCTTGATCTATTCCGTGCGCTTCAGCCGTTGAGTGTCTCGGCTTTTGTCCAGGTTTAG